The genomic window ACGTTGGTCAGCTTCTTGCCCTTGATCGGATTGACGATCAGATCATTGTCGCGGCTATGGATACCGATGACCATGCCTTCGTACAACTTGTCGCCGGGGGACACGAACATCCGGCCGCGATCTTCCAAGTTCCACAGCGCGTAAGCCACCGCATCGCCGTCCTCTTGCGAGATCAGCACGCCGTTGTGACGGCCTGGCAGATCAGCCTTGACCGGACCGTAGTCGTCGAACACGTGGCTCATCAGACCGGAACCGCGAGTCATGGTCATAAAGTCGGACTGAAAGCCGATCAGGCCACGTGCTGGGATGTGATATTCCAGACGAGTACGGCCATTGCCGTCGGATTCCATGTTGGTCAGTTCGCCGCGACGACGACCGATCTCTTCCATCACGCCACCTTGGTGTCCATCTTCCAAGTCGATGGTCAGGTTCTCGTACGGCTCGCACTTCTCGCCGTCGATCTCTTTGTACACCACGCGCGGCTTGGCCACCGCCATCTCAAAACCTTCGCGGCGCATGTTCTCTAGCAGGATGGTCAAGTGCAATTCGCCACGACCGGAAACACGGAACACGTCGGCATCGCCAGTGTCGTCCACTCGCAGCGCGACGTTGGTCAGCAATTCTTTGTTCAAACGATCACGAATCTGACGCGAAGTGACGAACTTGCCTTCAGTACCGGCCAACGGCGAACTGTTCACCATGAAGTCCATGGTCAGCGTCGGCTCATCCACCGTCAGCATCGGCAGACCGACAGGATTATCGCGATCACAGATCGTGACGCCAATGCCGATCTCGTCCAGACCAGAAATGATGATGATGTCGCCAGCTTCAGCGCCATCCACCAAGATACGATCTAAACCACGGAAGCCCATCACTTGGTTGATACGACCCGAGCCAACTTGCTGCTCATGGTTCATCACCACGACTTGTTGACCTGTCTTGATGCGGCCATTCAGCACGCGACCAATACCTAGGCGACCAGTAAAGGTCGAGTAATCCAGCGCAGCCAGTTGGAATTGCAGTGGAGCGTCAGGGCTGCCCGGTGGTGTTGGTACGTGTGCCAGCACGGTGTCGAACAGCGGATTCATGTTGTCGGCCGCGCCGCCGTTGGAAGGCGCATCCTTCAGGTCCAGACAAGCCCAACCGTTCAGGCCAGAAGCATAGATCACGGGGAAGTCGAGTTGTTCGTCGGTCGCATGCAGCTTGTCGAACAGATCGAAGGTCTGATCCAGCACCCAGTCAGGACGTGCGCCCGGACGGTCAACCTTATTGATCACGACGATAGGCTTCAAACCCAGCGCCAGTGCTTTCTTAGTCACGAAACGAGTCTGTGGCATCGGGCCTTCGACCGCATCCACCAGCAGCACCACGCCATCCACCATACCCAGCACGCGCTCGACCTCGCCGCCGAAGTCGGCGTGACCGGGGGTATCCACGATGTTGATGTGATACTCGCCGTAGGTGATCGCGGTGTTCTTCGCCAGAATGGTGATGCCACGCTCTTTTTCCAGATCGTTGCTGTCCATCACGCGCTCATCCACCTGCTGGTTGTCGCGGAATGTGCCTGACTGGCGCAGCAGTTGGTCAACCAAGGTGGTCTTACCATGGTCAACGTGGGCAATGATGGCAATGTTTCGAAGGAGGCGAGACATGATTAACTTTCTAGCTGAATACTTAGGGGCGCGCATTCTAGCACAGCCACCCCTATGATTATTGTGTCAAATCTGTTAATTCGCCTCATTATCCTGTGATGTTCACGCGGTTGAAACTTTCTCTCGCCTTCTGTAGTCTTAGCTCCGCTGTTTAACCACTCGGAGGCACCATGCACTACCAACCCATCACCGCAACGCAGACTGGCTCGTTTGTAGCCGACCAGAACAAGGTTCTGCGCAACACCTACATGATGCTGGCGCTGACCATGATCCCCACGGTCATCGGCGCGTTCATCGGCACCTCGATCAATTTCTCGTTCATGGCCGAACACCCGATCATGTCCACACTGCTGATGTTCGGCGCGATGATGGGCATGTTGTTCGCCGTCACCGCCCTGCGCAACAGCGCTTGGGGCATCGTCGCCCTGCTCGGCTTCACCTTCGTCGCCGGCCTGCTGCTCGGCCCCATCCTTCAAGTCGCCTTGCACTTCAAGAACGGCGCGCAACTGGTCGGCATGGCCGCAGGCGGCACCGGCATCATCTTCGGCAGCTTGGCCACCATCGCCACCGTGACCAAGAAGGATTTCAGCTTCATGGGCAAGTTCCTGTTCATCGGACTGATCCTGCTGCTGGTCGCCTCGCTGGCCAACGTGTTCCTGCACATCCCCGCCCTGTCGCTGACCATCTCCGCGATGGCCGTGCTGATCTTCTCCGCTTACATCTTGTACGACGTGAGCCAGATCGTGCGCGGCGGTGAGACCAACTACCTGATGGCAACCTTGGCGCTGTACATGGACATCTACAACCTGTTCATCAACCTACTGAGCCTGCTGATGGCCTTCACCGGCGAGCGCGACTAAGCTCTCACGCAATAGCAAAGGCGGCCGATGGCCGCCTTTTTCATTTCACGAAACCACTGGAGATAATCTTGGAACTGACCACTTTCCTGCAACGCCTGAACGACACCCCGGAAACCATCGCCTTCGCCGACACCCTCGCCGTCATCGAAGCACTGTATGACTTCACCCCAACCGAATTCCGCAACGGCGATCTACTCAACGAAGCCGGCAAGAACAACGGCTCCTGCAAGATCTTCTCCTTCGCCAAACTGC from Ferriphaselus amnicola includes these protein-coding regions:
- a CDS encoding Bax inhibitor-1/YccA family protein, translated to MHYQPITATQTGSFVADQNKVLRNTYMMLALTMIPTVIGAFIGTSINFSFMAEHPIMSTLLMFGAMMGMLFAVTALRNSAWGIVALLGFTFVAGLLLGPILQVALHFKNGAQLVGMAAGGTGIIFGSLATIATVTKKDFSFMGKFLFIGLILLLVASLANVFLHIPALSLTISAMAVLIFSAYILYDVSQIVRGGETNYLMATLALYMDIYNLFINLLSLLMAFTGERD
- a CDS encoding HopJ type III effector protein, which gives rise to MELTTFLQRLNDTPETIAFADTLAVIEALYDFTPTEFRNGDLLNEAGKNNGSCKIFSFAKLQGLTPAQTLHCFGDYYRKDVLEHPEATDHQNIRNFMNTGWKGVEFMGETLKKK
- the typA gene encoding translational GTPase TypA, with protein sequence MSRLLRNIAIIAHVDHGKTTLVDQLLRQSGTFRDNQQVDERVMDSNDLEKERGITILAKNTAITYGEYHINIVDTPGHADFGGEVERVLGMVDGVVLLVDAVEGPMPQTRFVTKKALALGLKPIVVINKVDRPGARPDWVLDQTFDLFDKLHATDEQLDFPVIYASGLNGWACLDLKDAPSNGGAADNMNPLFDTVLAHVPTPPGSPDAPLQFQLAALDYSTFTGRLGIGRVLNGRIKTGQQVVVMNHEQQVGSGRINQVMGFRGLDRILVDGAEAGDIIIISGLDEIGIGVTICDRDNPVGLPMLTVDEPTLTMDFMVNSSPLAGTEGKFVTSRQIRDRLNKELLTNVALRVDDTGDADVFRVSGRGELHLTILLENMRREGFEMAVAKPRVVYKEIDGEKCEPYENLTIDLEDGHQGGVMEEIGRRRGELTNMESDGNGRTRLEYHIPARGLIGFQSDFMTMTRGSGLMSHVFDDYGPVKADLPGRHNGVLISQEDGDAVAYALWNLEDRGRMFVSPGDKLYEGMVIGIHSRDNDLIVNPIKGKKLTNVRASGTDEAVRLTTPIKLTLESAVEFIDDDELVELTPKSIRIRKRYLKEHDRKRALRSE